Below is a genomic region from Burkholderia pyrrocinia.
TCATCCCATCTCGCCGCGAATGTCCGTCGAAATGCTTTCGTCGTCTTTACGATGTCGCATCAAAACATAAATTTATGTAAGAACATAAAATTTATCAATGAGCATGGTAATTTAAAAAAGAAGAACAAACGGGGAAATAATAAGTATGGCCAAGTCGGAAAAAGCATCCGGGTTGATGCTTGTCGCTAGTTTCATCGGCTCTTCCGCGATCAATGGCTGCAATGCGCTGCGCTTGCAGCCATTTGCGGTGCGGGTCTTGTGTGTGCTGGCAATCACGTGCTGTTTTTTCGTCGCCTATCGAGGCGAAGTGGTGCCGTCCGGGGCGCAGGCCGAGAGAGCGGATTGCTTCGAATATTGCTCGGATATACACGGCATGGGCGCACTTCAAGCCGCCCTCGTACTGGCTGCCGACAAGGCCGCCGGTTTCAGAATCGCCACGCGCTTGCAGATGCCGCGTATCACGGACGCGGGCCCTCGCAGGCATGGGCGTCGGCAAACGATGAGTGCGCAAACGACCTCCACTTCATCGTGGTTGCTGCATGCACGTGCTCCGATGGAGCGCGACGGCCGCGTGCAGATGGACGGACGTCTGTCGACTTTCGACACCATCCGCTAGGTCTTACCTGTGCTGTGCCGGGGCGGCGTGTGCCGGCATTGCTTTACGTCCGGAACGACACGAATTGAATCACCCACCCAGAGCAAGCGCGGCCTCCGTGCTTGCCGTCCGCGGCAGCGTGGCCGCGATCTTGTGCAGCGCGGCGCTTGCGTTCGTTTCGCTGCACGTCATGGCGGCCGATACCCCGGCAGTTCCATCCTCGTCGGGCGCACTACGTGCGAACGTCGCGTTTTTCGACGGCGCGCAGCCGCCCGAGGCGTTGCTGCAAGCGTTCGACGCGGTGGTGCTCGATCCGGCCCGAGGCTTCGATCCGGCAACGCACCCGCTCGCGCACACCGTTTGGATCGCGCACGTACCGCATGACGCGTCGGGCTCGGCCCTTGGGCCGGCTGCGTTTGTCTCGCAGCGCATCGAGCCGCTGTGGGCGCGCGGTTATCGCGGCTTCCTGCTCGACACGCCGGAGGCGATCGCATCGAGTGAGGCAATTCATGCAGCCTATCCTGACGCGCGGCTGATCGTCGGCGGCCACGATGCGCTGCGTGCGGCGCAATCGCATGCGAATGTGCTTTACGCGGTACTCGGTCCGCCGCTGGTACGCGGTTTCATGGACGGCGACGATATGGGTACGGTACGCGACGTCGCCGCTGCAGACCGTGCCGCACGCGTCGACGCGGCGCGGATTTTCATGCGTGAGACGCACGTGCCGGTGTTGTCGATCGAGATCTGCGAGCGCACCGACCGTGCATGTGCACGCGCGACGGCCGCGCAGGTCGTCGCGACCGGCGTGACGCCGTACGTGACGGACGCCGGCCGTGACGTCGTCGGCATCGGTGCGATCGAAGTGCTGCCTCGCAAGGTGCTGATCGTGCAGAACCGCGACGCCGATACGCCGGTGGACGAAACGCGCGGCGTGCGCGACCTCGCGATGCCGCTCAATTATCTCAGCTACGACGTCGAATACGCGGATCTCGACGCGCCGCTGCCGGCCGATATCACACCGGACCGTTACGCGGGCGTCGTCGCCTGGATCGAAGGCGCGGAGCCCGCCGACCCGGCGAGATGGCGGCGCTGGATCGATGCGCGCATCGCGGATCACGTGCCGGTCGCCTTCATGGGACAGTTCGGTTTCGACGCCGCGCAGGAAGAGGGCGCGGCGCTCGATCTGCAGCCGGTGCCTGGCCCGTTCACGGCGCCGCTCAGCGTCGTGACGCGCGATCCGATGATGCACTTCGAGATCGATCCGAGGCCGGATGCGCGCGATCTCGTCGGGATGCGGGTCGGCTCGCGCAGCCGCGTGCTGTTGCGGCTCGCGGCGGCCGGCACGAACATCGACGCGGCCGCGATCACGCCGTGGGGCGGCTATACGCTGAGTCCGTACACGGTCGTTTCGCTGAACGGCATCGGGCAGACGCGTTGGGCGATCCAGCCGATCTCGTTCGTGACCGACGCGCTGCGTCTCGTGCGGATGCCGTCGCCGAGCGTCACGACGGAGAACGGCCGCCGCCTGTTCATGACGCACGTCGACGGCGACGGCTATGCGTCGCGCGCGGAATTCCCCGGTGCCGATTATTCGGGAGACGCACTCTATCGACGTATCTTCACGCGCTACAAAGTGCCGATGACTTTGTCGGTCATCGAAGGCGAAGTGGGGCCGACAGGCCTGTATCCGAAACTGTCGCCGCGCCTCGAGGCGCTCGCGCGGCAGATGTTCGCGCTGCCGTGGGTGCAGATCGGTTCGCACACCTACTCGCATCCGTTCCAGATGGCCGACCTCGATGCGACGACGGGCGCGCGCGTCGACCACCGGAACAACGTCGAGCGCGGCAACGGCGGCGATACGGCGTTCTCGCTGGATATCCCGGGCTACACGTTCGATCTCGACCGCGAGATCGCCGGCTCGATCGCCTACATCGATTCGCGTCTCGCGCCGCCGGGGAAGCGTACCGAAGTGTTGCAATGGCCGGGCGACTGCGAGCCGCCCGCGATCGCCGTGCGCAAGGCCTATGCGGCCGGCGTGCAGAACATCAACGGCGGCGACACGATCATCCGCAAGTCGGTGAACAGCTGGACCCATATCGCGCCGCTCGGCATCGACAAAGGGCCGGGGGCGTACCAGGTATACGCGCCGGACCAGGACGAGAACGTTTACACGAACGACTGGCAGGGCCCGTTTTATGGTTTCACGCAGGTACTCGAAACCTACGACATGACGGAGCATCCGTATCGCTTCAAACCGATCGACGTGTACTACCACATGTACAGCGGCACGAAGATCGCGTCGCTGCGCGCGCTGGATCAGATCTACTCGACCGTGCTGACGCAGCCGGTGCTGCCCGTCTACATCACCGATTACACGCACAAGGTGCTGGACTGGCGCGATTTCGCGGTCGCGCGTGAAATGGCCGGCGGCGCATGGGTCGTGCGCGGCAACGGCGACGTGCGCGAGTTGCACTGGCCGCGCAACGACGTGCCGGACCTGCGTGCATCGCAGGGCGTGACAGGTTATGCGCCCGGCCCGGACGGCCTCTATATCCATATTGCCGACGGCGCCGCACGTGTCGTGTTCGAGCGCGACACGGAGAGCGGACTGCGCGGCGGAGTGCAATCGCATGGCCCGGGCGGGACACCGTACATCGCGCAAGCGAACGGATTCGTCCGGAACTTCCACCGTACCGCCGGCGGGATGTCGTTCGAGTTCGGCGGCTACTACCAGCCGTTCGTCGAGCTTGCTGACGCGCAGCGCTGCCGTGTGCGCATCGCGGGCCGACCGATCGATGCACGGCGCGACGGAACGGCTCTCCGTTTCGAAACGGCGGCCGACGTCCGTCAGCCGATGCGCTACCAGCCGGTCGAGATTGCGTGTGACCGGTAATCGCCCGCGTATCGCGCCGCCATGGCTCGTGCTGGTGCTGGCAGGCGTCGTGCTGCTGGCTGGCTATGCGGTTGCACCTCATGACGGGCTGCGTGAGCGGATGGCCGCGGTGGGCGGCCCGAGCGATCTGAGCGCGGCGTATCTCGAAGCATGGCTGAAAGTGCGGCCGCGCGACGAAGCGCTACTGGCGATGCTCGGTGAGCAATATGTGTCGCTGGGCCGGCTCGCGGATGCGGGGCGGGTCGTTCAACGGATGGACGAGGCGGCTTCCCCGCCCCTGCGGCAGGCCGCGATGAAGCTGCAGCTCGCGATCGCGCAGCAACGCACGAACGAGATGCAGGCCGACGATCCGCGCCGTTCCGTTGCGCTTGCCGCACTGCGCCGGCAGATTTCCGACGCTGCCGCGCTCGACTGGTCCGATCGCGATCTCGAATGGTTCGCGCAATCCGCGGCATCGGTCGGTGCCCCCGCGCTCGCGCTGCGGTTCTATGTGCGCCTCGCACGGCGCGACACCGCACATCGCGACAAGTGGGACGGATACGTGTCGCGCTACGCGTTGCAGATCGGCGACTACCAGGAGGCGGCCGACAGCTGGTTCCGGCGTCAGCGGAACGCGACGACGCTCGGCGCGCAGCGACGCTGCTTCATCGCCGGCATTCGTGTGCTGCAGGCCGGCAATCTGACCGCCGATGCAATCGCGGTTGCGCAGCGCCAGAACGACGCGTTCATCGACGATCAGCCGACGCTCGTCGCGTTGCTCGATCTCGCACGGGCGGCGCAGCGGCCGGACCTGATCGAGCGGTATGCGGAGGCGTTGGCGCGGCGCGCGGGGATCGGCGGGATTGCCTATCGGAGCAGGCGCGCGGAGCGCGTGCTCGCCATGCCGGCGGTTCACCGGTCGGGTTCGACGCAGCAGGCGTACGCGTATCTGGACGGTCCGATGGTCTGGGGTAGCGCACGTCGCGGTCGCGTCGCGCGGCAGCTCCGGGCAGGCCATGACGGCCATGGCCCGTTCATCGATGCGGCGCAAGCGCAAGTCACCGCACAGACGCAACCGCGGGCGCACATCGTGAAGGTCGCGCTGCAACGGCGCGACGCAATGATGCGCTTCGTCGACGCGACGCAGGTATCGAATCATGCGGGAGCTGTGCAACTTCCGTCGCCGCCGGCTGCCGATGGGGCGGACATTGCCGATCTTCTCTATCAGTCGTTCCTGGAGTCCGCCGATCCCGCCAATGCGGAGAAGGTCGCGCTCGCGCAGCTCGCCAAGGACCCGCATTCGGCGCTGTGGCGCAAGCGCCTTGCACAGGTGGCCGAATGGAACGGGGCGTCGCAGCTCGCGCTGAAGTCGTGGCTCGACTATGCGCGACAAACGGGCGACCCCGTCGGCTGGCGGAACGTTCGGCGCATCGCCCCGATGCTGGACGACGACGACGCCTACCTGGCCGCTTTGCTGTACGCGGCACGGGCGACGCCCGACGATCTCAAGCTCGTCGATTCCGTCACCGCAACGTATGAGCGTCTCGGGCGGCCGGACGACGCGATCGCGTTCCTCGACGGTCTGCCGCACGGCCGTGAAGCGAACGCGCTCGACGAACGCGCCGGTGCGCTCGCGGAACGTGCCGGCCACGATGACGAGGCACTCGCGATCTACCGTCGGTTGCAACGGCGCGAGCCGCGCAATCCGCGCTACGCGCTGCACACCGCCAATGTGCTGTATCGCGACGGTGACTACGCGGGCGCACTCGATGCAATGACGAATGCGAGCCGTTACGCGCAGGACGGCGAAGTGGCGTTCTGGCGCAACTACGGCGAACTCGCGCGCCTGCTGCAACGTGACGACGCGGCGCACGACGCGTATCGTCATCTGCTGGCGAGCGATGCGGCAACGCCCGACGATCTGGCCGACATGTCGTACTTCTACGATGCGTACCCGATCGACGCCGGCCGCATCTCGGTGCTGCACTACCGGCGCGACCATACCGTGCGCGCGCTGCAGCAGGCGGTGTACTACTACACCGCAGCCGGCGCGATGGAACGCATCGACGCGCTGCTCGCGAGCCTCACGCCGCAGGAGCGCGAGGCAGCCGAGGCGTCGCCGGGTTTTCTCGGCGTACGCGCCGAGTACGAGCGGCAAGCGGGCCGTCCGCTCGATGCGTTGCACGATCTGCAGCGTGCGGTCGATCTGCCGGGCGCATCGGTGGATCTGAATGCGGCGCTATTGTGGACGCTGATCGATTACGGCACGGATGCCGAGTTGCATGCGGCGCTCATGCGCTGGCGCGACAAGGCTTCGGCTGACGCGCCGCTGTGGGGACCGTACGCCGCGGCCGAACTCCGTCTGAACCGGCCCGTCGATGCGCTCGAATATCTGCGCCGTCAGGCCGTGATGATGTCGCACGATCCGCTGTGGCTGCTCACGTACGCCGATGCGCAGGAAATGGCAGGACGTCCGGATCTCGCGTGGTCGATTCGTCGCAAGGTGTGGCTGCAGATCGGCGCATTCGGCCGGAAGCAGGCCTGGCAGACGCCGCGGGAACGGGATGCACGGTCCTCGCCGCCGCGACGGACGACGCAGGAGCGGCAAGCCTCGCAACCCATCCAACGCGGTGTTCCGGCACGTACGTCGCAGGACATCGAGACGCACCTGGAGCTGCGCAGCCGCGGCGTCGATCTGGCTGCGCAATATTCGACTGCCGACCACGCGGTCGCGCTGCTCGACGAACTGCTGAAGGACGGCTCGGCGACTGCCGATTTCATCAGCGAACGCCGTACCTTGCTCGGCGATGCACGCGGTCTTTCGCCGCTCGAATCGTCGGCGCGGGGCAGCACGAAATCGACACAGGACATGCTGGAAAAAGACCGCCGTGCGTACGTCGCGGTCGCGCAGGAGGTAGCGATTAGCTGGGCGCTGTCGCACGAGGCGAATCCGCTTGCGAAGCGGTGGCTCGCGTTGCAGGCGGCGAACCTGTTCGCGCGGCCGGCGTCCGCGCAATTGACCGTCGCGCTAGCCGACGGCGACATCGGGACGATGGAACGTCTGCTCGATCAGGGCGTGCACCTGCCGCGCTACGACCGTATCGATGCGGCCGAAGCCGTCGACCGGCCGGCGCAAGCACAAACGCTCGCGTTCGATGGCCTCGATGGCGCGCCCGACGACAGCGAAATGCATCGGCGTTTCGTCGAAACCGCGCTCGCGTGGCCGCAGTCGCTCGACGCGAGCATGACGACCTACGCCGAACGTCCGCTCGATTACAGCGAGCAGACGATCGCGGCAAGCCGCAAGATCGCCGGGCATTACCTGATCGGCATGACCGCCACGCTGGACCTCCAGCGATCGACGGACGCGTCGCAACTGGTCAACGTGCCGTCGGCGGACCGCTCGCTGGTGGTCCATGCCCGTCGGCAGACGCGTGACGATGCGTTCACGGTGAGTGCGGGCCGCCGAGAAGGACTCGACACCTTCTATACGATCGGACTCGGCGCGGAATTCGGACGCAACGGACCGCTGCGGTTCGGCATACGTGCGGGTCGCGATCAGGTCGCCGACGAGCTGCCGGCGTTGCGCATCGGCGGGATGAAGGACAACCTGATCGCCGATGGAAACTGGCAGGCGAACGAATGCGTGACGGTGTCCGGCAGTGTCGAGATGGACCGCTTCTACAGCCAGGCGCGCACCTATCTCGGTAGCGGCGTGCTGTCGACCGCGCAGGTGAGCTACCGAATTCGTACGGCGTACCCGGACTATACGATCCGCGTCGTCGGCACGCACGGTGCTTACGGTGCGGGGGGGCGGGCGGACACGCTGATTTCGTCGCTTCTGCCTGCCGCGAGCCGGTCGGCCTCCGCAGGAAACTTCATGCCGGCCACGTACACGCAATACGGATTGTTCGCGGGGTTCGGGACCGATCTGCGCGAACGGTACACGCATCGGTGGCGGCCATTTCTCGAGGTCGGCGTCGTGCACGATTCGATTCAGGGCGGCGGAGCGGCCATCGATGCCGGCATGGCGGGTTCGGTGTTCGGCGGGGACCACGCGGCATTGTTCATCCAGCACCAGCGTGTATCACGCCTCGGTACGCCTGTGACGGTGGTCGGCGCGCAATACCGCTGGTTTTATTGATTCCGGTTTCCGTCGTTGCGCGGCGCGAACCGAACGACGCACACGATGATGCATACAACGAAGTGAGTAGGGAGTGGTTCGATGAACGAGATGAACGAAGCGGCTGTACGGTCCGGATGGTTGCGCTGCGCGGAGGCAGCCCGGCTCGTCCGTTGGGGCGCGGCGATCGCGATGTCGGCGGCGGTGCTCGCGGGCTGCGGCTCGATGCGCCAGACTGCGGCGCCGACGCTCGCGGCCAGCGATGCGGTGGCGATCGCGCCGATTGCGAACTTCACCGAAACGCCCGCGGCGGGCGGGAGCGCCGCGGCGCTCGCGGCGACCGTGTTGCGCGCGAACGGGCTGGCCGACGTGCGTCTCGCGCCGGCCGACGGAGACGGCAACGCGATGTTCGACACCGCGCAGCGCGACACGGGCGAGCGTCGGCTCGCGTGGGCGCGCGAGCATCACGTGAAGTACGTGCTGGCCGGCGCCGTCGAGGAGTGGCGCTACAAGGTGGGCGTCGACGGCGAGCCGGTCGCCGGCCTGACCTTCGAACTCGTCGACGTCGAGTCGGGCCGGGTCGTCTGGAGCGCCGCGGGTACGCGCAGCGGCTGGAGCCGTTCGAGCCTGTCGAGCGTCGCGAATGCGCTGGTCGGCCGCCTGCTCGCGCCGTTGCGTCCGCGCTCGTGATGCGTGCTCGACACGACTGCACCGGAAGACGACCATGAGCTCCGCGAACGCTACCGATAACCCTCACGGCGGGAGCGGCCGTGCATCGGCGTCGCCTCGATCGCGCCAGACGAATCCGTTCGGGCACCTGAGTAGGATACGCCGTCTCGTCGCGCCGGCCGCTGCGCGGCCGATTTCGGTCGTGGAAACGATCGTGTTCATGCTGATCGTGCTCGCGCTTGCGTGGCACTTCGACCGGAGCGATCCGCTGCTGCTGCATGCGGATTTTCCGTGGCTGTGGTTCGGCCCGCTCATCGTCGCGCTGCGTTACGGGACGCTGCTCGGGTTGCTCGCGAACGCGTTGATGATCGGCGCATGGCAATGCGTCGCCCACCTGCATCCTGCCGCGGCCGGCGAAGTGTGGCCGCTGCAGCGCTTCGCCGGCGGCTTGCTGCAGACGATCGTCGTCGGCCATTTCGGCGACACGTGGGGCGCTCGCGCAACTCGGGCGAACGCGCTCAACGACTATCTGAACGACCGGCTCGTCGCGATCACGAAGAGCCACTACCTGATGCGTCTGTCGCACGAGCGGCTGGAAAAGGATTTGCTGTCGAAGCCGACCACGCTGCGGGATTCGATCACCGAACTGCGCCGTCTGTCGCTCGCGCACGGATTCGATGCGCCTCCGCAGGGTGTGGCGAGCACGGTGCGGCTACCCGGTGCGCACGCGCTGCTCGAATTCGTCGCGCAGGCATGTCAGATCGAGGTGGCGGCGCTGTATCCGGTCGAAGGCGCGACGCAGTCGCCCAGAATCGTGTGCGACCCGGTTGCGCGGCTCGGCGATGCATTCGATTTCGATCCGCGCGACGGCCTCGTGGCCCGCACGCTCGAGACGAAATGCATCGCCCATCCGAAGAGCGGCGGCGACGTGGCACCGAATACGGCGCTGCTGGTCGCCGCGCCGGTCGTGTGCGCCGACGGTCGCCTGATCGCGTTGCTCGCGATCAAGCGCATGCCGTTTCTGTCGCTGAACTTCGATAATCTGCAACTGCTGCTGGTGCTGCTCGGCTTTTACGCGGACGGCGTCGAGCATGCGGCGTGCGTGCGCGACGTGGTGGCGGCAGTACCGGCATGCCCGTACGAATTCGCGCTCGACATCGCGCGTCTGACGCGCCTGCAGCGCGAGTCGGGGATCGCGTCGTCGCTGGTCGCGCTCGTGTTCCAGCACGACGAGGCGGACGATTCGCTGTTCGAGCACGTGATGCGCGGGCGCCGTTCGCTCGATCTCATATGGCCGCTGAAGACGCCGACGCAATCGGTGCTCGTGAACCTGATGCCGGCGACCGATACGGCCGGCATCGACGGTTATCTCGCGCGCATCGAGGCGAGCTTCGCGGCGCAGTTCGGTCTCGATCTCGAAGGCGCGCGGATCGGCGTGCATACGCTGCATCTGGGCAGCCTCGAACCGGGGGCGGCATTGCAGCGCCTGCTGAAGGGATGCGGCGTTCATGTCTAGGCCGCGATCCGGTTCGCGGGCGCCCGGTCTCGAGCGGCGCGCGTTGCGCGTGCCGCCGGCGTCGATGCTGGCCGCACTCGCGTCGTGCGTCGGCATTGCGATCGTCGCGGCACTGCAGTATGCCGTGCTCGTGCAGTTCGGCGGGTCCGCCCAGGTGGGGGCGGCGATGACCGTCCTGGCACCGTCGGTTGACCCCCTGTGGACCGTGTTCGGGGCGATGGTGGCAGGCGGCGCGGCGCAGGCGGTGCTGTACCGGCAGTTGCTGCCGCAACGTTACCGAACCCAACGCAACGGGACGCTCGCGGCGCTCTGGCTCGCCTGTACGTTCGTGCCTGTCGGCGGCGGCCTCGTCGTGCTGGCCAGCTGTGCGTGGGCGGCTTGCTGGCCCGCGAAGCAGGGCGACGACGCATACGCCGACGTGCCTTTGCCCGAGTTCGTCACCTATCTCGTGTCGCGCGTCTCGCACGGCGGCGGTGCGCGTCTGCAGGCGCGTCTCGTGAATACGCGGGTGGCCGCGTCGGATCGGCTCTCCGCGCTGGTTGCGATCCAGAGCATGCCGACGCGCACGACCGGCACGCTGCTGCGCGATCTGCTCGCCGATCCTCTCGAAGACGTGCGGCTCATCGCATACGGCACGCTCGACCGCGCCGAGAACGAGATCGCGCAGAACATCTTCCGTGCGCAGCAGACGCTCGATGCCGCCGCCGACGATGCAACGCGCCAGGCGAATCATCGCCGGCTTGCCGAGCTGTACTTCGAGCTGGTCTATCAGAATCTCGTGCTCGGTGCGGTGCACGGGCACACGCGCGAACAGGCCGACCGCCACGCGCAGGCCGCGCTCGCGATCGACGCAGGCGACGCGGCGATGTGGCTCGTTCGCGGC
It encodes:
- a CDS encoding sugar ABC transporter produces the protein MHVLRWSATAACRWTDVCRLSTPSARSYLCCAGAACAGIALRPERHELNHPPRASAASVLAVRGSVAAILCSAALAFVSLHVMAADTPAVPSSSGALRANVAFFDGAQPPEALLQAFDAVVLDPARGFDPATHPLAHTVWIAHVPHDASGSALGPAAFVSQRIEPLWARGYRGFLLDTPEAIASSEAIHAAYPDARLIVGGHDALRAAQSHANVLYAVLGPPLVRGFMDGDDMGTVRDVAAADRAARVDAARIFMRETHVPVLSIEICERTDRACARATAAQVVATGVTPYVTDAGRDVVGIGAIEVLPRKVLIVQNRDADTPVDETRGVRDLAMPLNYLSYDVEYADLDAPLPADITPDRYAGVVAWIEGAEPADPARWRRWIDARIADHVPVAFMGQFGFDAAQEEGAALDLQPVPGPFTAPLSVVTRDPMMHFEIDPRPDARDLVGMRVGSRSRVLLRLAAAGTNIDAAAITPWGGYTLSPYTVVSLNGIGQTRWAIQPISFVTDALRLVRMPSPSVTTENGRRLFMTHVDGDGYASRAEFPGADYSGDALYRRIFTRYKVPMTLSVIEGEVGPTGLYPKLSPRLEALARQMFALPWVQIGSHTYSHPFQMADLDATTGARVDHRNNVERGNGGDTAFSLDIPGYTFDLDREIAGSIAYIDSRLAPPGKRTEVLQWPGDCEPPAIAVRKAYAAGVQNINGGDTIIRKSVNSWTHIAPLGIDKGPGAYQVYAPDQDENVYTNDWQGPFYGFTQVLETYDMTEHPYRFKPIDVYYHMYSGTKIASLRALDQIYSTVLTQPVLPVYITDYTHKVLDWRDFAVAREMAGGAWVVRGNGDVRELHWPRNDVPDLRASQGVTGYAPGPDGLYIHIADGAARVVFERDTESGLRGGVQSHGPGGTPYIAQANGFVRNFHRTAGGMSFEFGGYYQPFVELADAQRCRVRIAGRPIDARRDGTALRFETAADVRQPMRYQPVEIACDR
- a CDS encoding tetratricopeptide repeat protein; the protein is MHGATERLSVSKRRPTSVSRCATSRSRLRVTGNRPRIAPPWLVLVLAGVVLLAGYAVAPHDGLRERMAAVGGPSDLSAAYLEAWLKVRPRDEALLAMLGEQYVSLGRLADAGRVVQRMDEAASPPLRQAAMKLQLAIAQQRTNEMQADDPRRSVALAALRRQISDAAALDWSDRDLEWFAQSAASVGAPALALRFYVRLARRDTAHRDKWDGYVSRYALQIGDYQEAADSWFRRQRNATTLGAQRRCFIAGIRVLQAGNLTADAIAVAQRQNDAFIDDQPTLVALLDLARAAQRPDLIERYAEALARRAGIGGIAYRSRRAERVLAMPAVHRSGSTQQAYAYLDGPMVWGSARRGRVARQLRAGHDGHGPFIDAAQAQVTAQTQPRAHIVKVALQRRDAMMRFVDATQVSNHAGAVQLPSPPAADGADIADLLYQSFLESADPANAEKVALAQLAKDPHSALWRKRLAQVAEWNGASQLALKSWLDYARQTGDPVGWRNVRRIAPMLDDDDAYLAALLYAARATPDDLKLVDSVTATYERLGRPDDAIAFLDGLPHGREANALDERAGALAERAGHDDEALAIYRRLQRREPRNPRYALHTANVLYRDGDYAGALDAMTNASRYAQDGEVAFWRNYGELARLLQRDDAAHDAYRHLLASDAATPDDLADMSYFYDAYPIDAGRISVLHYRRDHTVRALQQAVYYYTAAGAMERIDALLASLTPQEREAAEASPGFLGVRAEYERQAGRPLDALHDLQRAVDLPGASVDLNAALLWTLIDYGTDAELHAALMRWRDKASADAPLWGPYAAAELRLNRPVDALEYLRRQAVMMSHDPLWLLTYADAQEMAGRPDLAWSIRRKVWLQIGAFGRKQAWQTPRERDARSSPPRRTTQERQASQPIQRGVPARTSQDIETHLELRSRGVDLAAQYSTADHAVALLDELLKDGSATADFISERRTLLGDARGLSPLESSARGSTKSTQDMLEKDRRAYVAVAQEVAISWALSHEANPLAKRWLALQAANLFARPASAQLTVALADGDIGTMERLLDQGVHLPRYDRIDAAEAVDRPAQAQTLAFDGLDGAPDDSEMHRRFVETALAWPQSLDASMTTYAERPLDYSEQTIAASRKIAGHYLIGMTATLDLQRSTDASQLVNVPSADRSLVVHARRQTRDDAFTVSAGRREGLDTFYTIGLGAEFGRNGPLRFGIRAGRDQVADELPALRIGGMKDNLIADGNWQANECVTVSGSVEMDRFYSQARTYLGSGVLSTAQVSYRIRTAYPDYTIRVVGTHGAYGAGGRADTLISSLLPAASRSASAGNFMPATYTQYGLFAGFGTDLRERYTHRWRPFLEVGVVHDSIQGGGAAIDAGMAGSVFGGDHAALFIQHQRVSRLGTPVTVVGAQYRWFY
- a CDS encoding PelD GGDEF domain-containing protein yields the protein MSSANATDNPHGGSGRASASPRSRQTNPFGHLSRIRRLVAPAAARPISVVETIVFMLIVLALAWHFDRSDPLLLHADFPWLWFGPLIVALRYGTLLGLLANALMIGAWQCVAHLHPAAAGEVWPLQRFAGGLLQTIVVGHFGDTWGARATRANALNDYLNDRLVAITKSHYLMRLSHERLEKDLLSKPTTLRDSITELRRLSLAHGFDAPPQGVASTVRLPGAHALLEFVAQACQIEVAALYPVEGATQSPRIVCDPVARLGDAFDFDPRDGLVARTLETKCIAHPKSGGDVAPNTALLVAAPVVCADGRLIALLAIKRMPFLSLNFDNLQLLLVLLGFYADGVEHAACVRDVVAAVPACPYEFALDIARLTRLQRESGIASSLVALVFQHDEADDSLFEHVMRGRRSLDLIWPLKTPTQSVLVNLMPATDTAGIDGYLARIEASFAAQFGLDLEGARIGVHTLHLGSLEPGAALQRLLKGCGVHV
- a CDS encoding penicillin-binding protein activator LpoB, with product MSAAVLAGCGSMRQTAAPTLAASDAVAIAPIANFTETPAAGGSAAALAATVLRANGLADVRLAPADGDGNAMFDTAQRDTGERRLAWAREHHVKYVLAGAVEEWRYKVGVDGEPVAGLTFELVDVESGRVVWSAAGTRSGWSRSSLSSVANALVGRLLAPLRPRS